Part of the Polaribacter sp. Hel1_33_78 genome is shown below.
CAAAACCAAAAAATGAAACTGAAATGCTATCAATAATTTCAAAATTTGATAGTGATTTTGAACCAAATTCAAAATCAGAATATAGTAATTCAAATTATGTGCTTTTATCTTATATACTAGAAAAAACATATAATCGAACATTTTCGGAAATTTTAAAAAATAAAATAGTTAGTCCAATTGAATTAAAGAATACATTTTTTGGAGGTAAAATAAACTTAAAAAACAATGAATCTAATTCTTATTCATACAATGGGAAATGGGAAAAACAAACTGAAACTGATATGTCGATTCCAATAGGTGCTGGAGGAATAGTTTCTACACCGAGCGATTTATTGAAATTTGCGGAAGCTCTCTTCTCCTTCAAGATTATTTCTAAAAATAGCTTGTCTAAAATGGAAAAATTAGAAGATAATTATGGAATGGGTTTATTTAAAATGCCTTTTTATGATAAATATAGTTTTGGACATACTGGCGGTATTGATGGTTTTAGTTCTGTATTTGGATATTTTCCTGAGGAAAAATCTGCTTTTGCCTTAACTTCAAACGGAACTAATTATGATAATAATGAAATATCAATTGCATTATTAAGTGTGTTATTCAATAAACCTTTTGAAAGTCCTTCATTTAAAATTTATGATTTAAAATCAAAAGATTTAGACAAATTTCTAGGCATTTATTCAAGTCCTAGCTTTCCTTTAAAAATAACAATTACAAAATCAGAAAAAATTTTAATTGCTCAAGCGACAGGTCAATCTGCATTTAATTTAGAAGCTATTGAAAAAAATAAATTTGAGTTTAAGCAGGCAGGAATAGTTTTAGAATTTGACACTATTAATAAACAAATGACTTTAAAACAAGGTGGAGGAACATTTAAACTAACGAAAGAATAACTGTGGCCAACAATGTATAAAAAACATAGGGCGTTTCTGCTAAATTAAAAGGTCTGTGTACATTAACAAAGTCTGCTAAATATAAAATTTAGCATTTCTATAGTAGAAAAGATAAAAGCAAAATATTTATATTTAGCTAAGTAATAGATCGAAACGAAGGTGCTTATCAACTGCCCTACGTTTCTTATACAAATACGGCTGGCAATAATTAGAAAAATGACATTGAGAAGTAACATCATATTGATTTTGACTATCGTTCTTTTTGGATGCAGAGAAGATAAAAACACTTCTAAGAATCAGATGGCACAAAAATCTTCTACTAATATTGAAAAAGTTGACACTTCAATTACTGTGCAAGAGATTGCTGAACTGAATACAGAGAGTGAGCCTGTAATTAATGACAACTTATTAGAAATAAAATTTGAAGAATTCTCTATTGAAATAGATAGTCTTGAAGTTTGGGATGAGGAAGAGAAATTAAAAGAACAACAAAAGGACACCGCAAGAATTTATTTAGAATTAGGAGAAACCATTGAAGTACAGAAACTGAAAATTCACAAGATAAAGGAAGGTCAGATAAGAATTTATCAACGATTCGAAAATAGTATAACAGTTATGAATGAAGGACCACATTGTGATTTAACCGAATGGAAACACTACAATTCTAATTGGAAAGAACTGCAAATTGAAAATAGTCAATTTTTAACCGAGAGTTATTCTGAACAAGATTGGGATAAATTCATAGAGGTAGACATGAATGAATTACGAGAAGCTGTGAGAGTAAAATGCGGAGAAGGTTGGGCAGAACATGTAAAAGATGTAAAATCACCTACTGAATATCCTTTTGGAATAAGTACTAGTAGAATTTTCTTTAAGATTGAGTTTATTGAACAAGATTCAGAATATTTAAAAGAACGAATAATTTCAATTGAAATACCAATGGGTTGTTAAATGAAAAATTATTACCAACAATGACTATACGTAATGCGGGTTTTCTGCTAAACGAAAGGTCAGAGCATTTAAGGAAGTCCGCCAATACTTTAATTTGGTGTTTAAAGTGAATAAATTAAAAACAAAATATAAACTCCTGGCTACGTACAAAATTTGAAAACTCCGCTTTTCAAATCCCGCACTGCGCATAGCCGAGATGTTAGCTAACATTTAAAAACGAAATAACATTGAAAAAAAGAAAGTGGAAAAAATATAGCTTCGAGTTTTTATCAATTTTTATTGCATTGATTTCTGCATTTGCCTTGAATAATTGGAATGATAACAGAAAGGATAACATAGCTGAATCGAAAATCTTATTGGAAATATTAAATGGCTTAGAAAACGATAAAGTTGATATAGGCTTAAACATTGAAGGACATCAAATGGGAATAAAATCTTGCGAATTTTGGAGAAAAATTTTTATTAATAAAAGAACTAACCTCGACACCTTACAACAACACTATTTTGTTTTAACAAGAGATTTTATTTCAATTCAGAATGTTTCTGGTTATGAAACATTAAAATCGCGAGGGTTTGAATTAATTAAAAACGACTCTTTAAGAACAAGAATAATATCTTTATATGAGATTGATTACCAAACTCTAAGAAAACTAGAAGAGGAATATAACGAACTACAATTCCAAAAAAATTATTTTAAAGAAATAAATAAAATGATTTCACCATATTTTACATTTGATTCAAAAGGAAATATTAGTGAAATGGAATTTCCTATTAATTTAAGTGAAACTGAAAGAAAAACCCTACTGAGTTACCTTTGGAAAATTCAAACAAACAGGAAATTTATTTTACAATCATATAATCAAACAAAAGATAATATAACTGAATTAGCTACAAAGATTGAGATAGAATTAAAACGTTAGTTAACACCGTACAAAATTAATTGCTTGCTTCTTGCTTACTCACGAAAATCCTCTCGGACTTTCTTTGTCCGTTATTATTTACTAAATTAGTTGCTTAAACCACGCAACTAACCTTATACAACAACGCTAACATTAAGTTGAAAAAATATTATGAAATATAATCTAAAAAAAATTGCATTAGTTGCTGAAATATTTGGAGGAATTGCAATCCTAATTTCCTTAATTTTCGTAGGTATTCAATTCAAAGAAAATACTAAGGCAACAAGATCAGCTACGGCACTAGCAACTGTTTCTGAAATGACTTCGTGGTACAGTAATATAGGTAATAGCGAGCGTGGAAGTTATATATTCTGGAACTTTCTGAGCAATCCCGATTCGCTAAAACCTGAAGAAAGGTTTCAAGCTATAATGAATATTCATGGAGCTATGTTAGCATTTCAAAATAGTTATTATTTAGTTAAAGAAGGAACACTTGACCAGGAGATTCAACAATCACTTTTGGAAATTATCAATGGAATTAAAACGACTCCTGGATTTCTTGTGTTTTGGAAAGCAAGAAAATCTATATTCCTTAAGGAATTTCAAGAATATGTTGAGGAAATAATAGCATCTAAAAAAGTCACTTCGGAAGGTGTTTATGAAATAGTTGAAAAAAAATAACCTAATGCCAACAACATGTATAATTAATTGCTAGGTCACTGCCGACTTACGAAAATTCCGCTGGAATTTTCTATCTGTGATTTGTTTGCTAACTTTAAGGCTTAACCACGCAACTAACCAAATACAACAACGTTGTGTGTAATTATAAAATTATGATGGATAAGATTATTAAATACCAAAATGATTCTGAAAAAAACTTTGAACAGAAGAAAAATATAAAAACAATTATAAATTATATTATCGCTTTCATTCTCTTCTTGTTATCAACAATTATTTCAGCATTTACATTTCCATTAAGGTTTGTATATAAAAAAACAATTCGAAGAAATTCTGATTCAAAAATCATACACCTTAATGCTAGAAATATAGATTCAGTTTTGAAAAAAGAAAAATTAGTTTTAATAGACTTTTGGGCTGAATGGTGTGGGCCATGCTTAATGATGAATTCTACAATGGAAAAATTTGCGACTGAATCAAATGGTATAAGAATTACTAAGGTTAACGCTGATTTAAATGGGAAATTAATAAATAAATTCAAAATAAAGGGCTTACCACAATTTATTCTAATGAAAAATGGGGAAGAAATAAAAAGGCATGCAGGAGCAATGACAATTTTTGAATTGACTAAATTTTGTGATGAAAGCAAATAAAAAACTACATATAACGCAGTATATAAAACATAGCTAATAAGAGCTATATCGGAAGGTTTACACGTATTTGAGTAGACCTCCAAATTTTTAAATTTGGCTTATAGAATTCAAAAAATAGAAACAAAACATAAAAATTTGGCCCGTGTATAACCCGAAAGCTTCGTGCTTCTAAATCGCCTACTTTTCATATACTAAACGTTGTATGCCATTTGAGAGCAACCTTATTGGAAATTAAGCAACATAGAATTATAATTATCTTGAACTGTTTGAATAATTAAAGTCTTATCCGAATTCAAGCCTTCGATATCATCTATTTCATTAAATTCTCGCATATTGGAATTTCCCCACAAACTGAATTCAATAATTATTGGAGTTAAACGAATCCCTTTTTCCGTTAGCAAATAAATATTTTCTTTTTTGTTATCTGGCACTTTCGTTTTGAAAATCAGTTTATACGATTCTAACAATTTTAATCGTGCAGATAAAATACTTGGTGCAATCTTTTCATCTGAATCAGAAATTTCCTTGAAAGTCTTTTTGTGCTTAACAAGCATATCTCTAATGATTAACAAAGACCATTTATCACCTATTACATCTAATGCAGATGAAATTGGACAGCCAGAGCGAAATTCTTTTTTCATTTTTTACAAACTATTACTATTAATTCGATAGTAATTATTATTTTTGCTTTCAATTCCATAGCAAAAATACAAAAATTAAATAGAAATTATGTTAGCAGGACATTTTACCACGGCATTAATAGCAAAACAAAAATTCCCAAAAGGAACGTTACTTTATTTTTTAATTATATCCCAATTACAAGATTTTTTATGGTTTACCTTTCACTATTTAGGGCTTGAACTAACCAATCCTAGTGATGCCTTTGATGCTACTTTAAGTAATATGGCAGTAGATATGTTATACAGTCACGATTTGTTACCACAATTATTTTGGTTGGCGATTGTTTTCTTACTTGGAAAATTTCTATTCAAAAGCACCAAAATTGGCTTAATAAGTGTCGCTTTGGTGTCAATCCATTTTGTTTTAGATTTCTTTTCAGGTCATATGCATCATATTTTTGGGGCAAATACCATGGAAGCTGGTCTTGGATTGTATGCATCTAATCCTTATTTAGCCATTTTAATAGAAGCTTTATTTAGTTTTGGTGCTATGTGGTATTTCTTTAGAGAAGAAGCAAAAAAAGGAATTATTAGAACTACAAAAAATAGAATTGCAATTATTTCTGTTTTCGCTTATGGAATTATTTTTATGCTACTAATTGCTACAAAATCTTTTAGAGAGTTATTTGGTATTCCAGAATTTGATTTAGGATTTAATACCAATATGCCTACGCTCATTTTTACATACGGAGCAATGCTTTATTGCTTGAATTATTGTACGCCGAAGTTTACGCTTGACAAAAAACAATAAGGGAATGATTGAAGGAACATTAAATTTTATTAAGGAATTGAAAATTAGGAACGAATCCTTGTTTTATTTTGGTTTGTTCTGCTTATCTCTTTCAATAATATTTATCTTTTTAACCAAACTTACAACTACCCAAGTTCATGGAGTAAACGCTTGGTTTAAGCCGTTAAAATTTGCTATTTCAATAGGTTTATTTGCTTGGACAATGGCTTGGTATTGTCATTATTTGTCAAATTTTAATGTAACACCTTTCAATTGGACAGTAATCATTTTATTTGGTTTTGAACTTACTTATATTGCTTTTCAAGCCTCTAAAGGACAATTATCACACTTCAACTTTGACACACCACTTTATTCTATATTATATTCGTTAATGGGTTTGGCGGCCGTAATCGTTACACTCTATTCGGCTTATATTGGCTTCCTCTTTTTTACACAGTCCTTTCCAAATTTACCAAGTCATTTTATTTGGGCAATTCGTTTAGGAATCTTGATTTTTGTTATTTTTTCATTTGAAGGCGCTTTAATGAGCTCTCAGATGAGTCATAGCGTTGGTGCAATAAATGATAACTCAAATTGGTGGATTATAGGTTGGAGCAAAACTGTAGGTGATTTAAGAGTTTCGCACTTTATTGGAATGCACGCTTTACAGCTACTTCCATTGCTTTCTTTTTATCTCTTTAAAAATACAAAAGCCACTATCATTATTTCATTGCTTTACGCAGTTCTTGCTACCACAACATTAGTTCAAGCTTTAAATGGAAAACCAATTTTTACGCAAAACAAACAAAAGGAATCGAAATAAAAACAGCATGCAACAATGTATATAAAACATAGCTAATAAGAACTAAATCGAAAGGTTTACAACTATTTTAGTAGACCTCCAAATTTTTAAATTTGGCTTATAGAATTGAAAAATAGAAACAAAATATAAAAATTCGGCCCGTGTATAATCTGAATACAAGTACTTTTTTACACGCTTCGTTTCATATACGGAGACGTTGCACACCATTTTGACAGTCCTAATCCTGAATAAGTAATGTTAAACGAGAATAATTATTCAAAACACTTAAAATTAAATAAATTTATCTAATGATTATGAAAAATTCAATAAGCCTTTTAAAAAAAAATATCCAATTTACTTTAGCTATATTGTTACTCTTTTTTAGCTGTTCAGATGATTCGTCAAATGATACAAATACCATAGTTTCTGATACAAATACCATAGTTTCGTTAAAATCTGAATTCGCTTCAAACCTGAACAAAATCATAGAAGGTAAGCAAATAAGTTTTACAGAAAAATCTGAAGGCGAGCCAACGAGTTGGAGTTGGACTTTTGAAGGAGGTACCCCAGCAACATCTAATGAAAAAAATCCTGTAATATCGTATAGTGAACAGGGTACTTTTAAAGTATCTCTTGCTGTCTCTAAAGACGATGCTAGTGAAACTATAGAAAAAGAAAATTTGATCGATGTATTAGCTTTATTTGACGAAAATGAAGTGCCAGAAACGCAATTGTGTAAACTTGATAAAATATTTACAAATGATTATGTAGATATAGGCTTCCCTAATAATGGGCCATCATCATCACTAGGACAAGTTAATATTCAAGTATTATTTGTAGACTTCCCTGACGCTGTCGCTTCTCAAACAACAACTTCTATTTTTAATTTATTAGAAAATATTAATACTGAATTCTACGAAGAGATGTCCTACGGTAAAATGGAAATAAACCTACTGCCATACCGTTCTTGGTTAAGACTTAGTTCGGTTTCGTCACAATATGCTGAAAGTCTAAATTCTTCTTCTGGACATCTTTCATTTATTCAAGAAGCGGTTGATTTGGCAGATGACCAAGTTGATTTTAGCGATACAGATATTGTGTTAGTAATGTCCAATCCTGATGCTTCCGAAATTGAATATGGCCCAACTTTTGGATCCCTAAATGATAGTTTCGCTATAAATGCAGATGGAAATAGTATTCTAACTGGAATTACTTCTGGATTCGATTTTAATTATTGGGGAGGTATTTGGCTTGCACATGAAATGGGACACTCTTTAGGGCTACTTGACTTATACCCTTACAGTAACTCTAATAATCACAGATACGTTGGTGGTTTTGGAGTTATGGGAATACAATCAGGAAAAGCACCAGGCTTTTTTGCATATGAAAGATGGTTACTAGGCTGGATTGATGATTCACAAATTTATTGCCATTCAGAGGGATCGATAACTATAGAAATACAAGAGTTAGCTACTGAAGGAGGAATAAAGGCATTATCAGTGCCTCTAAACTCAAACAGAGCTATTTTAATCGAGAGTAGAAAAAAGAAGGGTTTCGACTCTTCTATGCGAAAAGAAGGAGCGCTAGTTTATGTTATTGATACTTCTGTACCAAGAGGTCAAGGTCCTTTAAGGATTTTACAAAATTCTAATACTGGCAGCATGAAAGAAAATGCACCTATGATAGCTGGAGATATTTACACTTACCAAGGAGTCACAATAGAAGTTATAGAATCTAAATCATCTAGTGACATAATCCAAGTTACAATACAATAATAACGGATATTTACTCTAGAAAAATAGTTGGTTATGATGTTAGTGATAGATTAAAACTTAAAGGAAGTGTTAGAGCACTTAATAAAGCGATTTACCAAGCTAAAAATATTAATGGGCTAACACATCATTCAGACATAGGAATAAAGTATTGTAGCAATGTTTGCACACAAATACTTAAAAGAAAAAAGATAGATATTAGTATAGCGGAAGAAAATCATTGTTACGAAAACGCAATGGCAGAAGGTGTAAATGGCATCTTAAAAGATAAATTTTATCTCGATCAAACTTTTGATAGCGTGGATAACGCTAAAAGAACTGCAAAAAAAGCAATTAATTTATACAACGAAATAAGATTACACTTATATTTAGCCTTTAAAACACCTAATATGGTATATAAATTATCAGCCTAAATTCAATTTTAAACTGTAGCCATATTTCAGGACTAGACATTACTGAAAACTAGACTAATTTTTAAAAAAACTAAAAACTAACCATTTAGAGAGAATTAAAATGAGATTACTAAAAAATATATTTTTTGTATTCATATTTGTTATTGTTGGTTTATATCTTGGAGGCAAGCACGGTATTTACTTAACAGAAAACAATATCGTAGATTTGGGCGCAACGGCAGGAAATCTCTTGTATCCTCTTTTCTGGTTAATAATGGCTGTAGTTGGTGGTATACTATCTGGTCTCACTGGTCTCATAATAGTTATTATTCTTTCAAGATTCCACAAACCAAACAAGGATAAAAGACTCAATAATAATTACAAAAAGGGTGCAGAATTTAAACCATGGGGAATGGAACAGAATCAATTCTGTATGCTACTGCACCTATCGCAATTCGCAAGTCTCTTAATTCCACTAGCTGGTATTGTATTGCCTATTGCAATGTGGGCTTCAAATAAAGGCCAAAGTGAATTAGTTGACAAACAGGGTAAGAATATCTTGAATTGGTTAATTAGTTGCTTGATATACTTAGTAATTAGCTCAATTCTTTCATTTATTCTAATTGGAATACCCTTGCTAATTATTTTAGGAATTTGCTCTTTAATATTTACAATTACTGGAGCCATAAAAGCAAATGACGGCAGTGTTTATACATACCCGTTAACAATGACTTTTATTAGATAGGTTCTGTTTATCAGAAAAACTATATACCTAAAGAAATAAAAAGTAGTGAAACTTATTTGTTGAAATACAGAAAGAATCATTAAAATTTTGTGTATCAATTGAATCAAAAAGTCTCATGAATAACACATACACCCAACAAAGTATAAAATTTATAACATATTTAAAGAAAAATTGTAAAACCAAAACAACCAACTAACATTTGTACTAGGCTGAAAAACCTCCGGGTTTTAAGCCGCACAAATCTTATACAAAACAGGTTATATTTAAGCAACAAATGAAAATAAAATTAATTCTCACCATTTTCTTATCGCTTATTACCATTTTAGGAAAAGCACAATCTAGATATAACATAATCTATGAAAAACAATTAGGACAAAATTTTGCCGGAGAAAATATTAATGCAGGTTTTCATTTACTCGATTATGCAGACTCATTGTTCATG
Proteins encoded:
- a CDS encoding co-chaperone YbbN — protein: MMDKIIKYQNDSEKNFEQKKNIKTIINYIIAFILFLLSTIISAFTFPLRFVYKKTIRRNSDSKIIHLNARNIDSVLKKEKLVLIDFWAEWCGPCLMMNSTMEKFATESNGIRITKVNADLNGKLINKFKIKGLPQFILMKNGEEIKRHAGAMTIFELTKFCDESK
- a CDS encoding helix-turn-helix domain-containing protein, which translates into the protein MKKEFRSGCPISSALDVIGDKWSLLIIRDMLVKHKKTFKEISDSDEKIAPSILSARLKLLESYKLIFKTKVPDNKKENIYLLTEKGIRLTPIIIEFSLWGNSNMREFNEIDDIEGLNSDKTLIIQTVQDNYNSMLLNFQ
- a CDS encoding transposase, which produces MVGYDVSDRLKLKGSVRALNKAIYQAKNINGLTHHSDIGIKYCSNVCTQILKRKKIDISIAEENHCYENAMAEGVNGILKDKFYLDQTFDSVDNAKRTAKKAINLYNEIRLHLYLAFKTPNMVYKLSA
- a CDS encoding serine hydrolase, with protein sequence MKKNIVILFISILSVQVCLSQTIDTLKLNNYFKSLDSNNKFMGSFALMKDGKLIYKNQIGYSDIEKQKRQNENTKYRIGSISKTFTSVLIFKAIEEGKLDLDKTINNYFPNVKNSNSITISNLLNHRSGIHNFTNDAEYLEYNTKPKNETEMLSIISKFDSDFEPNSKSEYSNSNYVLLSYILEKTYNRTFSEILKNKIVSPIELKNTFFGGKINLKNNESNSYSYNGKWEKQTETDMSIPIGAGGIVSTPSDLLKFAEALFSFKIISKNSLSKMEKLEDNYGMGLFKMPFYDKYSFGHTGGIDGFSSVFGYFPEEKSAFALTSNGTNYDNNEISIALLSVLFNKPFESPSFKIYDLKSKDLDKFLGIYSSPSFPLKITITKSEKILIAQATGQSAFNLEAIEKNKFEFKQAGIVLEFDTINKQMTLKQGGGTFKLTKE
- a CDS encoding PKD domain-containing protein, encoding MKNSISLLKKNIQFTLAILLLFFSCSDDSSNDTNTIVSDTNTIVSLKSEFASNLNKIIEGKQISFTEKSEGEPTSWSWTFEGGTPATSNEKNPVISYSEQGTFKVSLAVSKDDASETIEKENLIDVLALFDENEVPETQLCKLDKIFTNDYVDIGFPNNGPSSSLGQVNIQVLFVDFPDAVASQTTTSIFNLLENINTEFYEEMSYGKMEINLLPYRSWLRLSSVSSQYAESLNSSSGHLSFIQEAVDLADDQVDFSDTDIVLVMSNPDASEIEYGPTFGSLNDSFAINADGNSILTGITSGFDFNYWGGIWLAHEMGHSLGLLDLYPYSNSNNHRYVGGFGVMGIQSGKAPGFFAYERWLLGWIDDSQIYCHSEGSITIEIQELATEGGIKALSVPLNSNRAILIESRKKKGFDSSMRKEGALVYVIDTSVPRGQGPLRILQNSNTGSMKENAPMIAGDIYTYQGVTIEVIESKSSSDIIQVTIQ
- a CDS encoding DUF4870 domain-containing protein, encoding MRLLKNIFFVFIFVIVGLYLGGKHGIYLTENNIVDLGATAGNLLYPLFWLIMAVVGGILSGLTGLIIVIILSRFHKPNKDKRLNNNYKKGAEFKPWGMEQNQFCMLLHLSQFASLLIPLAGIVLPIAMWASNKGQSELVDKQGKNILNWLISCLIYLVISSILSFILIGIPLLIILGICSLIFTITGAIKANDGSVYTYPLTMTFIR